The nucleotide window AGGTGGCTGACATGCAGGGGCTCAGTGTGCTGAGGGATGAGGTCTCATCCTGCTCCATGTCCCCCAGGCACTGGTGGACCACGAGCAGATGGAGATGCGTCGCAGCCGCCGTGGGATGCCCGTGTCCACCAGCACCTTTGACTACTCTGCCTACCATACCCTGGATGAGGTGAGAACATGCAAGACTTGGGGCATTTGCTGGGGGAGGGAATTCCACCCTGGAATTGCTCCTGCAACCTCCTTCCTCCGTCCTTCTGCCCCAGATCTACGCCTTCATGGACCTGCTGGTGGCTGAAAATCCCAACCTGGTCAGCAAGCTTGAGATTGGGAGGTCAACGGAGGACCGTCCCCTCTACgtgctcaaggtgaggctttgGGTTTCATGGGGGTGACCAGagtggggagcagagccagcaggtgACCAGAGCggggagcagagccagggacaAAGCCAACCTCACCCTCTCTGCTCTTGCAGTTCAGCAAGGGGGGTACGAACCGCCCGGCCATCTGGATCGACACTGGCATCCACTCCCGTGAGTGGGTGACACAGGCCAGCGGTGTCTGGTTTGCCAAGAAGGTAGGAGCACCTCCTGGACATGGCTTATGTCCCCAAAAGGCCACAGAGTCCTGCAGCCACCGGGGATAGCTGGTGGCTGAAAGCCACTGAGGGGAtggtgctccagcagcaccctggagCATCAAACTGCCATCTTCTCTAGATTGTTCTGGATCACGAGAATGATGAAGGCCTGGCCTCCATCCTCAACACCATGGACATCTTCCTGGAGATTGTCACCAACCCAGACGGTTTTGCCTTCACACATACCAAGGTACCACCCTCCTATTCCAGGCCTGAGACCCTacagccatgctggctggggctggggagcagaacTTGGAGTGCTGCACATGGAAGCCCCTGAAAGGTCAAAGCCTCCTGGCCCATCTTTCCATGGGATGGCAAGGAGACCACCATGACCTGCTAGTCCCCCGAGATGACAACTCCTCTCCTCACTCAAGGCTGGtggagctccagccctgagcACCAGCTGAGAGGGTTCTGCCTTTCCAGAACCGCATGTGGCGCAAGACCAGGTCCAAGGACTCAGGCTCCATCTGTGTCGGTGTGGACCCCAACCGCAACTGGGACGCAGGTTTTGGAGGTCAGAGCTCTCCCACCTATCCTGCTGGGGGGTTTCCACCCTCCAGGAGATTTCTGGATCAGAAAGATCCATGGATATGCCCCAGGGAAGGAATGGGATTTGCTCTCCATGGCAGAAACAGGTGGTTGGGCTCCACCAGGGCTTTCATGTCCCCTAGTGACCAGCGTGGTGCAGATCACAGATGAAAGCCATTATACAAACCTCTAGGAGGAACCTTCAGAGCATTCTCTGCTGCCTACTAAGCAGCTAAAGGCTGGCAAAAGCTCTTAGGCTTGCGAATGGAAAAGGCCCTTTGCCCTTGTGGCTCTCTGAGCCACCCAACTGTCACCAAAGCCACCAAGCACCCACACTGTGTTTTCACATCTCCACAGGGTCTGGAGCCAGCAGAAACCCCTGCTCAGAGACGTACCATGGACCCTATGCCAACTCGGAGCCTGAGGTGAAGGCCATTGTGGACTTTGTGAAGAGCCATGGGAACATCAAGGCTTTCATCTCCATCCACAGCtactcccagctcctgctctaccCCTATGGCTACACCAATACCCCAGCTCCTGACCAGGAGGAACTGGTAGGGCTGATGTGGAGGTTTGAAGGGGGGTGGGATGATgtagggctgctctcctctgccaaGGAGGAAGAACCTCCATCGTGCACTGCAAAGCTGACATTGGCAAGGAGGGAAGAAGCCCTGGTTTCTCTGCTTGTCCAGACCAAAGGCTTTGAGCTCTGGAATCCTTCTAGCCCAGGGCATTAGCAAAGTCGCTCTCCTGCAGGTTGTATCTCCCAGGCTTTGCCCTTCTCTCGCTTATGTTTCTCCCTCCTGTGTATTCCCAGCATGAGGTCTCCAAGAAGGCAGTGgcagctctctcctctctgtATGGcaccaagtacaagtatggcaGCATTATCACCACTATCTGTAAGTAACAGGGGGCAGCACTGCTTCCCCCAAAAtgaaccaaaaccccacaatcccagcatgatggtggttggaagggacatctggagtccagtccaacgcccctgataaagcagggtcacacacaGCAGATTGCCcgggagggtttggaatctctccagaggaggagactccacaacctctctggcagcctgctccaggattcCACCACCCACACAGTAAATTCACTTGATTGAATCTCCTGGTTCCATTTgttgcccattgccctttgtcctgtcacacgGCACccctgacaagagtctggccccatcctcttggccACCAGCCTTTAGTTCTTTCTGAGCACTTGGAAGATattctctcaggctgctcttctccatgctcaacagccccagggctctcagccattgctcctcatagacaatgctccaggctcctcagcatcttcatagcctaccctggactctctccagcagatcccagtctctcttgaactggggaacccagaactggacccaggactccagatggcCTCCCAAAGACCAGAGTGGGAAGAGAACTTCCcatgatctgctggccacactctgcttcATGTCCCCCCAGAGACCACTCTTAGCCACAACGACACATTGGTCATGGGCatggctcatgggcaacttgtccaccagcattcccagggCCTTCCacgcagagctgccccagcaggccAACCCCTCCCCTCTACTGGTGCAGGGGCTTATTGCTTCCCAcctgcaggaccctacacttaccctggttgaacttcatgaggtaactctccagcctgtgcagctctCACTCGACAGCAGCAGATCCCTCACATGGCTTACACAAAAGGTCCCATGTCATAGCTTAGAGCGAGGCAGATGCTCTTTTACATCTTCCAAAAagggtaaaagaaaaatgctccacacaCAGGACTGGAGAATTGGAAAGTGTAAAGGCAAAGGTTATTCCTAACTACATACAACAGTACAGAAGCATTTtaaatacacaaaatccataGCACCTCTCAGCCACAGTTCTCAAACAAAACCTCCTCAggccaaagcttcacacaaacctccctctAACCAAAGCCAACAAACCCAGGCCTTCATGCCTGCACCCACCCCCAGCCCATGCCTCGCTACCCTCCACACTACACCATTGTGACATGTGCAGCTAAAATTGggcttggcagctccaggccccagtTAGGCTGCTCCTGGCCTGAGTGGTAGCATTGCCAAGGCTGCCATTAGGCCTGCAAGAGAGAACAGCTTTTGTGTCCttctggggaggggagagggagggggaaaaaagggaagaaaactgacTCTGCAGCTAgttttatagggatgcaggatGCACGGGAATGAAATACACTCCCTGGTCCACCTCCTAGGCACTCTGAACGTCCTGGAGGTTTGCAACTTTGTGGTTTCTTAAAGCACCTCACttcaaaaccatcacagtcccaTTACACACCCATATGACACAGAGGGATCAACATTTCACACCCCTCCTGTTGTTCCAGATGAAGCCAGTGGAGCAACCACTGACTGGACCTACAACCAGGGCATTAAGTACTCCTTCACCTTCGAGCTGAGGGACACAGGGCACTACGGCTTCCTCCTCCCCGCTGAGCAGATCATCCCAACTGCTGAGGAGACTTGGTTGGCTCTGAAGGTCATCATGCAGCACACACTGGATCACCTCTACTGACCAGGATGCTGGAgtcccagagcaggctgcccagagagtttgtagagtctccttcttgggagagattccaaccccacctggccattgtgatcctgggcaagctgttgttCTGAAGCTCCAGTgaccagcagcctgctctggcaggtcagaaaagaaggaaacaatcacagaatagtaggggttggaagggacctctggtgatcgagttcaacccccctgccaaggcaggttcacctagagaaggtcacacaggaacacatccaggtgggttttgactgtctacagagatggagactccaccacctctctgggctgcctgctccagggctcccatCTTTGAATTAaaggagttcctcctcatgcttatATGTAGCTTCTTATGTTCAAtctgtgtccactgccccttgtcctgtcactgggcactactgaagaGACTGGTTCCATCCTCCTTTAAGTACTTAGaagcatttatgagatcccacctcattcttctcttctccagactgaaaaacccaaatcctttcagtctttcttcataagagaggtgttcagcatctttgtagctctctgCTGCACCCTCCCCAGGGGTACACTGGTTCACAGTGGAATTCTGGAGACACTGCCTTCTCCCCAAGAAGAGGAGCACCAGCAGGTGATTTTTGCAGGGAGACATGGGGGATAAAAACCCTTCTCAGCACATGTGGAGGCCTTACTCCCTTATTTAGGACAAAGCCCACCATGTAGCAGCTCTCTGTAACCACAGCAAGGgatgaagcagaagcagcagcgaGAAACCAAACCTTCTAGACACTGAAGAGAAGGCAAACAGTTatttctcctccagctcacaAACATTGTCTCACAAGCTGGCCAGGAGTAAACACAGCTGTCAGTTTGTGGTGCCACAGTGGACCTTATCTCCAAAAACATCTTTATTACAAATACTTCCCCTCATTAacataaattaataaaaaaacaccaaacaaacaaaaaccccagcccCACAAAGTTATGGAATCTTCTCTCCAGTATTTTGGCAAGTTGCTGATTTGTCTGCTACAAAACACCAAGATTTTTGCTCCCAGATGATTCTGGCCCCATTTTTACCTTTGTGTGTCTTCTCCTGCTCATGGTGTGTGGTTTAGGACACAACACAGGAGTATGTTACAGACAAAACTGTCTGAACTAGAAGCTTCACAGTTTCTACTGGTCACAGGCTTTACTACCAGTTTCCTCCTTCTCCTATAAAATGAGGTTGTCCTGAGGTTGCCCCTCAAGGTCAGCCTTGCCAGAGAGAGACCACTCCTGGTTCTATGGAACAACCCCTCCAGTTCCCCCAGCCGCACCCCAGCTGCCATTTATAAACCACTGCTGCCTGTCTCTGTTGAGACCAAGAACAAacaggcagcactgcttggaGTTCCCAGAACCTCCACGTTCATTTAGTCAGTAGAAGACACCACTGTTTATTTCCATGGCCTGTGCTGGAGGTTGCTCCTGCTGAGCGAGCGGGTGGCGAGGGATCCGGCAGAGCTGGGGAgactggagctgctcctcacgGTTGTCACCTTGGAATCACGGCCTGAAGAGCCACGGCTAAGCCGGCCTGGGAGAAAGAAACCCAAAGGTTAGAAGCTTGTGTGGGTGATGCAGCacaaggaggccacaaagatggtcacaGGGCTGAAGCACCCCTGCTGCAAgggcagactgagggagtttgggtctgttcagcctggagaagagaaggctccagggagaccttacagcaaccttccagtacatgaagggggctacaggaaagctagggagggatgCTTGATAAGggtctgtggtgacaggacaaaggtttgaaactagagcagggtggatttagattggatattaggaagtggtgagacaccggaacaggttgcccagaggagttgtgaacagctcatccctggaagtgtttgagaccaggctggatgaggttttgaacAACTTCATCTAGTGGGAGGTagccctgcacatggcaggggggttggaaccagatgatccttaaggtctcttcccccattctatgattctatgacactttcagcattggtgaggccacacctcaaatcctgaattcagttttggggccctcactgcaagaaagacattgagggatTGGAGTGTgtcagagaagggtaacaaagctggtgaagggtctgaagaacatgtctggtgaggagcatctgaggggactgggattgttcagcctggagaaaagaaggctgaggagagaccttctggctctctacaactccctgaaaagaggctggagccaggtgaagGTTGGTgtcttttcccaaggaacaagcgatgggacaagaggaagtggccttgGGTTGTCTCAGGAGAGGTTTAAGGTaggacacaaggaacaatttcttcccaaaaagggttgtcaaggtctggcccaggctgcccagggcagtggtagagtcttCATCCCTGcagggctttcaaagctgtgtagatgtggtgctgagggacatggcttagtggtgacttggcagtgctggatgatcttacaggtctcttccaaccaaacaattctatggcaCACAAATGATCTGTTGGCCTTCACTggctctccagctctccctgTAAGATCAGTTCCATGAATAACTCAGAGCAGGACTCTGGGCTGTCTCTACCTAGCTGTTGAGGCCTCAGATTCTAAGGAACCTACTAATCATCAGCAAAACCAGTAAAAAGAGTGAGTAGATTTGTGTATGCCCACCCTCAGCAGGCCCGGGATTTTGCTACATAATATTTATGTCCTCTGGGATCAGCATAGTACAGGTTTGGGTGGATTTTCTGAGTCAGGCTGGAGGAAAAAGCCTTCTCCCTCTCCTAGAAATGTTGTAAGAGTGCAAAGAGCAAAGGAGAGAAGTGCTGTAGActcaagagctgcagaaagtggcTGCAGCATTTGTCCTGGTGTCTTACTGGCAGTGTCTGAAGGCACGTGCTCCTCTTCCAGGTAGTACTTGATCTTTTGGAGATCATCTGCAGAAAACCTCCATTTATTCTCAGCACGTGTGGGTGGCACTTTGAGAGAGGGCTTTCTGCGGGCAGAGCCAGTGGGAGTTGTCACCTGACAGGACACAGGGAGTGAGCCGGTGATGAGACCTTCAGGAATCTTCTGTGCAAGCACCTTCAGGCCTGCAGGGAGAGATCACATGTGATCAGTGACCAACAGCTAAGATGGAGTCACTGATGTCACCAGTCACAAATAAAACAGAGCTGAATATCCAGCTCTTTCCAACCACCAGCTCACACAAGCCTTGCTCTTGACCCACCCATTCGAGATCTCAGGAAGCCCTGCCCATCCTCACTTACCTCCAGACAACATGAACAAGTTCTCAAAGCCCCTCTCACACATGGTTGTGGCAGCTTGGCTGGCCAACCTTTCATCGTTGTCATATAAAATGATAATTTTTCCATGGGCATTTTTCTGAGAGAGGAGCTCAGGATTTATTTGTCAACTTAAGTGGACTTAATGGAATCATTCAAGGTCGAGCTTGATGTGGCTCTAGaggtgcaacctgatctagttggggatgtccctgcttactgtaaGGGCGTTGGAAtggatgacctctagaggtccctccaacccaaatcattctatgactctatgattctagggTTAATATcttctagaaagaaaatgagagtcAAGCAGGTAGGACTGGAGGCTGAGACACTCCCTAATTGATTTGTGAGCACCAGACAGGAAGATCTTTCCTTCTCTGGGGCTTTAAAGATGATATCTCAATAGCTGGAAGGACACAGGCTAGTCTCAGTGCTCACCATTTTGGAGGTTACTGAGACGAAGCTGCTTGTTGCtatctacaacctcccctctcccctgcagcAACCACAAGCTTAACAACTTGGGAAATTAAGAGCCTAACTCTAATAATCCTCTTTGCATCCTCCAGAGAAAAGCCAATTCCCATCAAAGCCCTGAGAGGAAGTAAAAAGGATCTGGTCAAGGCATTCTTCAATGAGCCCAGTGCTGCAGTAACGACAGAGGACAGGTGCTCAGGTGTGACTTTGCCTTCCAGTAGCCAAGAGGCCAAGAAATGCCAAAGTCAGAAAGCGCCCAACAGTCAAGAGAGTTTACAGCCCTGAGGAAATAGAATCTGGCAtctggctccccagttcaaaagaaacCAGGAGCTACTGGAGTCTAgtggagggccatgaagatgctgaagagcctggagcatctctgtgaggaggagaggttgagaggcctggggctgttgagcctggagaagagcagcctgagaggagatctgagcaatgcttagcaagagctcaagggtgggggtcaggaggatgtggccagactcttgtcagtgctgcccagtgatagaagaaggggcaatgggcacaaactggaacccagtaggttccacctgaacattaGAAACGTCTTTGCTGTGAGGTTggtggagccctgaagcaggctgcccacagaggttgtggagtctccttctctggagagattccaaccccccctggacattgtgatcctggacaacctgctgtgggtgaccctgctttagcagagggattggactggatgatttcagaggttccttccaacccccaacatgctgaaattttgtgattctatgatctgatgGTGGCAAGTGGAGCCACAACAGGTAATCACAGCAAGCCTAAAGGACCTCCCCTCTCACCCTCTTTCGAATACCCAGATTCTGTTGGCTAGGCATTATCCTGGTCACAGTGATTTCTACAGCTCCAATTGCTTTTGGAAGTCCTCACCAATATCCCCCAATTATTTTTCCAGCCAGCACTCTGTAAGTCAAGGATACATATTCCAGAATACTATTTGTATAGGGGTTCATGGTTCTAGACAGCGTTGCAATGGGGTAGGAatgagctgcagaggagaaaaaacaagAGTGGAAAATCAAACAGTGGACAAACAGCATCTGGACACAACTTCTTAAGAGTTCAACAGACTCAAACCCCCACTCAATAAGGAACTAAAGCCAGCTTTGTCCCCCCCATCCCTTTCCAGGCAAGGTTTACTGGATTAGTGCTGGGAATGTTCTGTACCCAAGTGATGTCcaccttaggaaaaaaaattaagccagCCAGAATTCGACAAATTCTGTCTTCTCTACCCTAGTGTGGCCACAGCTGGGGTACTGaggtccagttctaggctccccagttcaagcaAGACAAgaatctactggagagagtccagtggaggctgggaatATGCTGAGGGATacagaacatctctgtgagggaggaatggctgagagccctggggctgctgagcctggagaagaacagcctgagaggggatctgagcaatgcttagcaagagctaaaagggtgaggggcaagaggatgtggccagactcttctcagtggtgcccagtgacaggacaatgggtgaggggcacaaactgaatcccagaagttTCCATCAGGAGcaactggaaaaggctgcccagagaggttgtggaatctgcTTGTCTGgacagcttccaaacccacccggccattgtgatcctgggcaacctgctctgggtgcccctgctttagcagagtcATTGGACTccagaggctccttccaacccccacccatgctgtcattctgtgaaaaagcCAAAGAGAGGCCCCAGCTGACACTGGGCTGCTGTGGGGTTCTGgcctcctcacctccaacaATGTGACATTGGTCGTACTCGTCTCGGTCTCGTACATCCAAGAGCAGGAAGGGGCAGTCAGGATAGGGCAGGTCTTTAGCCCGAGTGTCCACTTTCTTTGGAGTGTCTTCTTTTTCTATATCCATTTCACCAACACCACTTATCACACTGCAAGAGGAGGGAGATGTTATGGTCCATGCTCTCTCTGACCACTTCCATACCTCTTGAACAGGTCAGAGTGGTTTTCCATCTACCATTCCAATAGCCCAGTCACTTCCCAGTACAGCCAGACACCACACAAACATGGAGAGAACCTATTTCAGCACTTCcaggacatcagaagaaactgatTTTACTTGTATCAATAT belongs to Indicator indicator isolate 239-I01 chromosome 3, UM_Iind_1.1, whole genome shotgun sequence and includes:
- the LOC128980956 gene encoding carboxypeptidase A1-like, which gives rise to MGFKRPLGTVGTQDRPFWWTMMRSLVLLAALVAAVAGTETFVGQQVLRIIPTNEEELQKVQELQNLEELQLDFWLEPRGPGYPIDVRVPFPSLQPLKAHLEANDISYSIMIEDVQALVDHEQMEMRRSRRGMPVSTSTFDYSAYHTLDEIYAFMDLLVAENPNLVSKLEIGRSTEDRPLYVLKFSKGGTNRPAIWIDTGIHSREWVTQASGVWFAKKIVLDHENDEGLASILNTMDIFLEIVTNPDGFAFTHTKNRMWRKTRSKDSGSICVGVDPNRNWDAGFGGSGASRNPCSETYHGPYANSEPEVKAIVDFVKSHGNIKAFISIHSYSQLLLYPYGYTNTPAPDQEELHEVSKKAVAALSSLYGTKYKYGSIITTIYEASGATTDWTYNQGIKYSFTFELRDTGHYGFLLPAEQIIPTAEETWLALKVIMQHTLDHLY
- the CEP41 gene encoding centrosomal protein of 41 kDa — translated: MSSRRSVGNPEYLTRRIPQNPRYQHIKTRLDTGNSLTKYTEKLEEIKRNYRYKKDELFKRLKVTTFAQLVIQVASLSDETLEVTNEEIQKLEDADSASPDADAEVTGGTNGKGSPDGTPSPVLFLNNTGTGDSHRSTLQSVISGVGEMDIEKEDTPKKVDTRAKDLPYPDCPFLLLDVRDRDEYDQCHIVGAHSYPIATLSRTMNPYTNSILEYKNAHGKIIILYDNDERLASQAATTMCERGFENLFMLSGGLKVLAQKIPEGLITGSLPVSCQVTTPTGSARRKPSLKVPPTRAENKWRFSADDLQKIKYYLEEEHVPSDTASRLSRGSSGRDSKVTTVRSSSSLPSSAGSLATRSLSRSNLQHRPWK